In Hyla sarda isolate aHylSar1 chromosome 12, aHylSar1.hap1, whole genome shotgun sequence, a genomic segment contains:
- the LOC130296696 gene encoding protein kinase C delta type-like: MASTGHGEDGEEVKRKREDKRKEEEEGEDGVKRRRGDDDGGSEDEEPTPGMVSTGHGEDGEEEKRKREEEGEDGVKRRRGDDNGGSEDEEPTPGMASTGHGEDGEEEKRKSRGKRKREEEGEEGVKRRRGDGDGGSEDEEPTPGMASTGHGEDGEEKRKSEGKRKREEEGEDGVKRRRGDGDGGSEDEEPTPGSSQGTLGTYPRLTVSSYHLHQLLGRGNFGKVVLASVPGQDTNMAIKIVNKKEDNKDTIKRELRILLAARDCPFLCHLYAAHQSLERAYFITEYLSGGSLEDLIRVCGYLDIDNIRFYAAEMVCGLQFLHGQNIVHRDLKPENIMLDAEGHIRIIDLGLAQDGVTASSRIDGVTGTFYYMAPEVLLGKEYCTAVDWWSLGIVLCRMATGRFPFYIGHSKQKVFRAITRKEPKFPPGLDAAIEHLITQLLRKNPDKRLGVRRNIRTHPFFSTIGWEELEEKRAEPPWKPYKTVLRNHHLQWPEDTETPHHETGFNYTSPSWARWMRRSGL; this comes from the exons ATGGCGTCTACTGGACATGGAGAAGATGGCGAGGAGgtgaagaggaagagagaagacaagaggaaggaggaagaagaaggtgaagatggagtcaagaggaggagaggagatgacgatggaggatcagaggatgaggagccaacacctgggatggtgtccactggacatggagaagatggcgaggaggagaagaggaagagggaagaggaaggcgaGGATGGAGTCAAGAGAAGGAGAGGAGACGACAATGGAGGATCggaggatgaggagccaacacCTGGGATGGCGTCCACTGGACATGGAGAAGATGGCGAGGAGGAGAAAAGGAAGAGCAGAggcaagaggaagagggaagaggaaggcgaggaaggagtcaagaggaggagaggagacggcgatggaggatcagaggatgaggagccaacacctgggatggcgtccactggacatggagaagatggcgaggagaagaggaagagtgaaggcaagaggaagagggaagaggaaggcgaggatggagtcaagaggaggagaggagacggcgatggaggatcagaggatgaggagccaacacCTGGGAGCAGCCAAGGAACATTGGGCACCTACCCCAGACTAACGGTCAGCAGCTACCATCTTCACCAGCTCCTGGGTAGGGGCAACTTTGGCAAA GTGGTCCTGGCATCAGTCCCTGGTCAAGACACCAACATGGCCATAAAAATCGTCAACAAAAAAGAGGACAACAAGGATACCATCAAGAGAGAGCTGCGGATACTCCTGGCGGCCCGAGACTGTCCGTTTCTATGCCACCTATACGCCGCACATCAGTCTTTGGAGCGTGCCTACTTCATCACAGAATATCTGTCTGGCGGCAGTCTGGAGGATTTGATCAGGGTGTGCGGCTATCTGGACATCGACAACATAAGGTTCTACGCAGCAGAGATGGTATGTGGGCTCCAGTTCCTCCATGGACAGAACATCGTCCACAGAGACCTCAAGCCGGAGAACATCATGTTGGATGCAGAAGGCCACATCCGCATCATTGACCTGGGCCTGGCACAAGATGGAGTCACCGCCTCCAGTAGGATCGATGGAGTGACAGGAACATTCTACTACATGGCCCCGGAGGTGCTTCTCGGGAAGGAGTATTGTACAGCAGTTGACTGGTGGAGCCTCGGGATTGTGTTGTGCAGGATGGCAACAGGACGCTTCCCATTTTACATTGGCCACAGCAAGCAGAAGGTTTTCAGAGCCATCACCAGAAAGGAGCCGAAATTTCCACCCGGGCTGGATGCTGCTATTGAACATCTCATCACTCAACTGCTACGCAAGAATCCGGACAAGCGCCTGGGGGTGCGAAGAAACATCCGGACGCATCCATTCTTTTCCACCATTGgctgggaggagctggaggagaagagagcAGAGCCACCATGGAAGCCGTATAAGACAGTTCTGCGAAATCACCATCTGCAGTGGCCAGAGGACACAGAGACCCCCCATCATGAGACCGGATTCAATTATACGTCACCAAGCTGGGCCCG GTGGATGAGAAGATCTGGACTCTGA